A region from the Treponema pallidum subsp. pallidum str. Nichols genome encodes:
- the fmt gene encoding methionyl-tRNA formyltransferase, translating into MVRVFFAGTPECAVPSLRRVACAHRVVGVLTNPPAAVGRSGKLVHSAVAREFFRLKASGVLPESASLFVPGRLDRAFYDAVEALRPDVLVCFAYGKIFGPRFLALFPRGAINVHPSLLPRWRGSTPVPAAILAGDCETGVTLQYIGEEMDAGDILAQSRVQLDGTETTGALLSRLSLVAADLVDDVLVGVERHTLAPAAQDHSQATFCGKLCREMGLADWSNPAVVLERKIRAFTPWPGLFTYKDGERIAILQARSCESSFVPLAPVGTVLAADKNGVFVQTGDGVLSLLQLQRSGKKPLFWRDFLNGSPLLLTGRLGV; encoded by the coding sequence ATGGTGAGGGTCTTCTTCGCGGGAACTCCAGAGTGTGCCGTGCCTTCTTTGCGCCGGGTGGCGTGCGCTCATCGGGTTGTGGGGGTTTTGACGAATCCTCCTGCTGCTGTCGGACGCTCGGGGAAGCTTGTCCATTCTGCGGTTGCAAGGGAATTTTTTCGCTTAAAAGCGTCTGGGGTTCTTCCTGAGTCTGCGTCTCTTTTCGTTCCGGGGCGTTTGGATCGCGCCTTTTATGACGCGGTGGAGGCTTTGCGTCCGGACGTGCTGGTGTGTTTTGCCTACGGTAAGATTTTTGGCCCTCGGTTCCTTGCGCTTTTCCCGCGCGGTGCTATTAACGTTCATCCTTCGTTGTTGCCGCGTTGGCGAGGGAGTACACCGGTCCCTGCGGCGATTTTAGCGGGGGACTGCGAGACGGGTGTGACGCTCCAGTACATTGGTGAGGAGATGGATGCAGGGGACATTCTTGCGCAGTCCCGTGTTCAGCTCGACGGTACAGAGACTACTGGCGCGCTTCTTTCTCGTTTGTCTTTGGTGGCTGCCGATCTTGTGGATGATGTTTTAGTCGGTGTTGAGCGGCACACGCTCGCCCCTGCAGCACAGGATCACTCGCAGGCAACATTTTGTGGTAAGCTCTGTAGGGAGATGGGATTGGCGGACTGGAGTAATCCTGCAGTTGTGTTGGAGCGCAAGATTCGGGCCTTTACTCCCTGGCCGGGTCTATTCACCTATAAAGATGGGGAAAGGATAGCGATTTTGCAGGCGAGGTCGTGTGAGTCTTCGTTTGTTCCCCTCGCTCCTGTGGGGACAGTGCTTGCTGCAGATAAAAATGGGGTGTTTGTCCAGACAGGCGATGGAGTTCTGTCCCTTTTACAGTTGCAGCGCTCCGGGAAAAAACCTCTGTTTTGGAGAGATTTCCTCAATGGTTCCCCTCTATTGCTGACAGGTAGGTTAGGGGTGTGA
- the vwb gene encoding vascular adhesin/metalloprotease pallilysin, with amino-acid sequence MNRPLLSVAGSLFVAAWALYIFSCFQHGHVPPRRIPPHDTFGALPTAALPSNARDTAAHPSDTADNTSGSSTTTDPRSHGNAPPAPVGGAAQTHTQPPVQTAMRIALWNRATHGEQGALQHLLAGLWIQTEISPNSGDIHPLLFFDREHAEITFSRASVQEIFLVDSAHTHRKTVSFLTRNTAISSIRRRLEVTFESHEVIHVRAVEDVARLKIGSTSMWDGQYTRYHAGPASAPSP; translated from the coding sequence GTGAATAGACCTTTACTGAGTGTGGCCGGATCGTTGTTCGTCGCTGCGTGGGCTCTATATATTTTCTCCTGCTTTCAGCACGGTCACGTTCCTCCACGCAGAATTCCCCCGCATGATACCTTCGGCGCTCTACCCACTGCTGCACTTCCCAGCAACGCGCGGGACACCGCCGCACACCCGTCTGACACGGCAGACAATACGTCCGGCTCGTCCACCACGACAGACCCACGGTCACATGGAAACGCCCCGCCGGCCCCTGTAGGCGGAGCAGCACAGACACACACACAACCGCCTGTACAAACAGCAATGCGCATAGCCCTTTGGAACCGTGCAACACATGGTGAACAGGGAGCACTCCAGCACCTCTTGGCAGGACTGTGGATACAAACTGAAATCTCCCCGAACTCAGGCGATATCCATCCTCTGCTGTTTTTTGACCGAGAACACGCGGAGATCACATTCTCACGCGCATCAGTCCAAGAAATCTTCCTGGTAGATAGCGCGCACACACACCGCAAGACGGTGTCATTTCTCACGCGCAACACCGCAATTTCCAGCATCCGCCGCCGCCTTGAGGTAACATTTGAATCCCACGAGGTGATACACGTAAGGGCGGTTGAAGACGTAGCACGGCTCAAAATTGGCAGCACGTCGATGTGGGACGGTCAATACACCAGATATCACGCCGGTCCGGCTAGTGCTCCTTCGCCCTGA
- a CDS encoding PTS sugar transporter subunit IIA, with protein MSEEILTIEEVARYLRISERTVYEWAQKGKIPSGKVGTVWRFRRSEVERWVDTCLSCSHRQSHSDVLPIERILSTDRILHLEQSERRPALYELSDCLSTAPQIKNRSELAAEIVRREELMSTAIGCGIAVPHVRLSSVTDLVMAVGISKKGIADFGPLDGQDVHLVFMIAAATNQHRYYLQTLSFFSSKLKRPDLRTRLLQTNTALEAYTVLTEQSSL; from the coding sequence TTGTCCGAAGAAATTCTCACGATAGAAGAGGTTGCGCGGTACCTGCGAATTTCTGAACGTACCGTGTATGAGTGGGCGCAAAAGGGGAAGATTCCGTCAGGAAAAGTGGGCACCGTGTGGCGGTTTCGCAGGTCAGAAGTTGAGCGATGGGTTGACACTTGTCTTTCCTGTTCTCACAGACAGAGCCATTCGGATGTTTTGCCCATTGAGCGGATCCTGTCCACCGATCGTATCCTGCATCTTGAACAGTCTGAGCGTCGTCCGGCGCTCTATGAGCTTTCTGATTGCTTGAGCACTGCACCTCAGATTAAAAATCGTAGCGAGCTTGCGGCAGAAATAGTGCGGCGCGAGGAGCTCATGTCGACTGCAATTGGGTGTGGTATTGCAGTTCCTCATGTGCGCTTGTCTTCTGTAACTGATTTGGTTATGGCGGTAGGAATTTCAAAAAAAGGTATTGCTGATTTCGGTCCTCTTGACGGACAAGACGTACATCTTGTTTTTATGATTGCCGCTGCTACCAATCAGCACCGGTACTATTTGCAAACGCTTTCTTTTTTTAGTTCAAAATTGAAAAGGCCCGATTTGCGGACGCGCCTCTTGCAGACTAACACCGCGCTAGAAGCGTACACCGTGTTGACAGAGCAGTCTAGTTTGTAA
- the miaB gene encoding tRNA (N6-isopentenyl adenosine(37)-C2)-methylthiotransferase MiaB, which produces MTYFFETYGCQMNVAESASVEQLLLARGWTKAVDAQTCDVLIINTCSVRITAETRVFGRLGLFSSLKKKRAFFIILMGCMAQRLHDKIQQQFPRIDYVVGTFAHARFESIFQEIEQKLTQKDYRFEFISERYREHPVSGYRFFASSYSEGSFQSFIPIMNGCNNFCSFCIVPYVRGREISRDLDAILQEVDVLSEKGVREITLLGQNVNSYRGRDREGNIVTFPQLLRHLVRRCEVKDQIKWIRFVSSHPKDLSDDLIATIAQESRLCRLVHLPVQHGANGVLKRMRRSYTREQYLSLVGKLKASVPNVALSTDILIGFPGETEEDFEQTLDLMREVEFDSAFMYHYNPREGTPAYDFPDRIPDATRIARLQRVIALQMSTTLKKMRARVGKTLPVLVESRSRNNPEELFGHTELGEMTVLEGKVDPTYIGRFVDVQVKEVRGRTLRAHLVQERAK; this is translated from the coding sequence TTGACCTATTTTTTTGAAACGTACGGGTGCCAGATGAATGTTGCAGAGTCTGCTTCTGTAGAGCAGCTCCTGTTGGCGCGGGGGTGGACAAAGGCGGTAGACGCGCAGACGTGCGACGTGCTGATTATCAATACGTGTTCTGTGCGAATTACAGCAGAAACGCGGGTCTTTGGGAGACTTGGCTTATTTTCTTCTCTTAAAAAAAAGCGTGCGTTTTTCATTATCCTTATGGGGTGTATGGCACAGCGTTTACACGACAAAATTCAGCAGCAGTTTCCTCGTATTGATTATGTAGTGGGTACGTTTGCGCACGCGCGATTTGAATCCATTTTCCAAGAAATTGAACAGAAGCTTACCCAGAAAGATTACCGCTTTGAGTTTATCTCCGAGCGTTACCGGGAGCATCCTGTCTCTGGGTATCGTTTTTTCGCTTCTTCATATAGCGAAGGTTCATTCCAAAGTTTTATCCCCATCATGAATGGCTGCAATAATTTTTGTTCGTTTTGCATTGTGCCATACGTGCGTGGACGGGAGATCTCGCGTGATCTTGATGCTATTTTGCAGGAAGTGGATGTGCTCTCTGAGAAAGGAGTGCGGGAAATTACGTTGCTCGGACAAAATGTTAATTCGTATCGGGGAAGAGACCGTGAAGGGAACATAGTTACCTTTCCCCAGCTGTTGCGTCATTTGGTTCGTCGTTGCGAAGTCAAAGATCAGATAAAGTGGATCCGCTTTGTTTCCAGTCACCCTAAAGACCTTTCTGATGATCTGATTGCTACTATTGCTCAGGAATCTCGTCTGTGTCGTCTGGTGCATTTGCCAGTGCAGCATGGGGCGAATGGAGTGCTCAAGCGGATGCGACGGAGTTACACGAGAGAGCAGTATCTGTCGCTGGTGGGTAAACTGAAAGCGAGTGTCCCCAATGTGGCGCTGAGCACAGATATTCTTATTGGGTTCCCGGGGGAGACGGAGGAGGATTTTGAGCAAACGCTGGATCTCATGCGGGAGGTGGAGTTTGATTCCGCTTTTATGTATCACTATAACCCGCGCGAGGGAACGCCTGCCTATGACTTTCCCGATCGTATCCCTGATGCAACGCGGATTGCGCGTCTACAACGCGTCATTGCTCTGCAGATGAGTACTACTTTGAAAAAGATGCGCGCACGGGTAGGAAAGACATTGCCAGTGTTGGTAGAGTCGCGCTCGCGAAATAATCCTGAAGAATTGTTTGGACATACAGAGCTTGGGGAAATGACCGTGCTTGAAGGAAAGGTGGATCCTACGTACATCGGACGCTTTGTGGACGTGCAAGTGAAGGAAGTGCGCGGCAGGACCTTGCGTGCCCATCTGGTGCAGGAGCGTGCAAAATGA
- the rpsU gene encoding 30S ribosomal protein S21, whose translation MAHITVDDSENLEKAIKRFKRQVEKEGIIREWKKKEFYEKPSTLLNRKKKALRRKLMKKGRKVSDSRLY comes from the coding sequence GTGGCTCACATAACGGTGGATGATTCTGAGAATTTAGAGAAGGCAATTAAGCGCTTCAAGCGCCAGGTGGAGAAGGAAGGTATTATTCGCGAGTGGAAGAAAAAAGAATTTTATGAGAAGCCTTCCACGCTTCTGAATCGCAAGAAGAAGGCGTTGCGGCGCAAGCTGATGAAGAAGGGGCGCAAGGTCAGCGACTCAAGGCTGTACTAG
- a CDS encoding motility associated factor glycosyltransferase family protein, with amino-acid sequence MNSNSNKKRDPARFPAGVAQGCSTTRAGDLKHRRKHPFEKFFAQNSALFAQRFPDLARALTLPNEQLLQRIPPDYLLAAAHDGDATLAVRGTYLHSKYRPRQEAARLISQDFFTHAIAKGGYVGAGLGLGYVAELYAQQHPTHTVVLIEPDIFVFLLFLASRPLTPLLRHERLKILPAQTVPDVLQFLRATGDVSLPLFHFLPAQELNTAWFHDFTQAHRHATAQAETNKQTLQRFGPLWIRNTIKNAAQLCVRTPVNALRNCAAGSTALIIAGGPGVDASISFLPYLKKKH; translated from the coding sequence TTGAACTCAAACTCAAATAAAAAGCGAGATCCCGCGCGTTTCCCGGCCGGTGTTGCGCAAGGCTGCAGTACCACACGCGCAGGGGATCTGAAACACAGAAGAAAGCATCCCTTTGAGAAGTTTTTTGCGCAAAACAGCGCTCTTTTTGCCCAGCGGTTTCCAGATCTTGCACGTGCGCTGACACTTCCAAACGAGCAGCTCCTGCAACGCATCCCTCCTGATTACCTCCTTGCAGCGGCCCATGACGGAGACGCAACGCTTGCAGTACGGGGCACCTATCTCCACTCAAAATATCGGCCGCGGCAAGAGGCTGCACGTCTTATCAGCCAGGATTTTTTTACGCACGCGATTGCAAAAGGCGGCTATGTAGGTGCAGGTTTAGGTCTTGGCTATGTAGCAGAACTGTACGCGCAGCAGCACCCTACGCACACGGTAGTGCTTATCGAGCCAGATATATTCGTGTTCCTGCTTTTTTTAGCCAGTAGACCTCTCACTCCCCTCCTCCGACACGAACGTCTAAAAATACTGCCTGCACAGACGGTACCGGATGTGTTGCAGTTCCTGCGCGCCACGGGGGATGTGTCTCTCCCCCTGTTCCATTTCTTACCAGCCCAGGAGCTAAACACCGCGTGGTTTCACGATTTTACCCAGGCGCACCGGCACGCAACTGCACAGGCAGAAACGAATAAGCAAACGCTGCAACGGTTCGGTCCGCTTTGGATACGCAACACTATAAAAAATGCCGCACAGCTGTGTGTGCGCACGCCCGTAAATGCGCTGCGCAACTGCGCGGCAGGGAGTACTGCACTCATCATTGCAGGTGGCCCTGGGGTGGATGCGAGTATATCGTTCCTTCCGTACCTAAAAAAAAAACACTGA
- a CDS encoding penicillin-binding protein produces the protein MSAPTSFRVHPWDASLPCTGVHPSWEEARPAVNITRSRVAVFISSLTAVLLLLTVQCARYMLMRGNETKELNTLTERGAILDRNGRFLAVGTTVYNLSVNKNLVSDPRTAAHVLAQVLDLSEQDIEEKFRTARAHFFYLKKKMSETEKNLVAHALKEHSLKGFRLEAVRNRIYPESSLASTVIGYVGDDGRGLSGIEYTLQDVLSPAPYHTGYTGKGHTVTLSIDRTIQYMMEKIADTTLRRTQAEGLMFLAVEAKTGQILSYVSKPSANLSHFSQSTPAERFDRPALFIYEPGSVFKIFSIAALLELGVTYTHDTLHCDGSFSFTSPFLKPGQKGHLIRCLRPHGTISAEDIIRLSCNDGMAQIAERADNHSFEQLLRAFGFGAKTEIELPGETVGLFSPSERWSHRSKHTIAIGQEIGVSALQVVAAATALANEGVPLGLSLLHEVTTAEGTVVYRHKKKPKTRVISAVNAQKVLRYMRTAAELGTGKKALVDGVPIAVKTGTAQMAHRNGRGYSDTDYLASCIGLFPAHDPEIILYIAIIRPIGQAYGELIAAPVISQAANEIIDYRGMVRANAPLIQHSGLIHTSERTPPRLGTHMPDLTGQPKRLLLDIAKRTDVHLVLTGEGYVYEQHPPAGTPLTKGMTIELKLK, from the coding sequence TTGTCCGCACCGACCTCCTTTCGAGTGCATCCGTGGGACGCTAGCCTACCCTGCACAGGCGTCCACCCCTCCTGGGAAGAGGCCCGACCTGCCGTGAACATTACCCGAAGCCGCGTTGCGGTCTTTATCTCCTCCCTGACCGCTGTGCTTCTGCTGCTCACCGTTCAGTGCGCGCGGTATATGCTCATGCGTGGCAACGAGACAAAGGAACTGAACACACTCACTGAACGCGGCGCGATCTTGGACCGAAATGGCCGGTTTCTTGCCGTTGGAACCACCGTCTACAACCTCAGTGTTAACAAAAATCTTGTCTCAGACCCACGCACTGCAGCCCACGTGTTAGCACAGGTCCTTGACCTTTCAGAACAAGATATTGAAGAAAAATTCCGCACCGCGCGCGCTCACTTCTTTTACCTCAAGAAAAAAATGAGTGAAACGGAAAAGAACCTTGTCGCTCACGCTCTTAAGGAGCACTCCCTGAAAGGATTTCGCCTAGAGGCAGTGCGCAACCGCATCTATCCAGAAAGTAGCCTAGCGTCCACGGTCATCGGATACGTAGGTGATGACGGAAGGGGACTGAGCGGTATCGAGTACACCTTGCAGGATGTTCTTTCTCCTGCCCCGTACCACACCGGGTATACGGGCAAGGGGCATACTGTCACCCTCTCGATCGACCGAACCATCCAGTACATGATGGAAAAAATCGCAGATACTACGCTCCGGCGTACCCAGGCAGAAGGACTCATGTTCCTTGCGGTGGAGGCAAAGACAGGTCAGATTCTATCCTACGTCAGCAAGCCGTCTGCTAACCTTTCACACTTTTCCCAAAGTACCCCTGCCGAACGCTTCGATCGCCCCGCCCTTTTCATCTATGAGCCTGGCTCTGTGTTCAAAATTTTTTCCATCGCTGCACTGTTAGAACTCGGGGTAACTTACACCCACGACACGCTCCACTGCGACGGTTCCTTCTCCTTTACCTCCCCCTTTTTAAAACCAGGTCAAAAAGGCCATCTCATCCGCTGCCTGCGCCCACACGGCACCATCAGCGCTGAAGATATCATCCGGCTTTCGTGTAATGACGGCATGGCACAAATTGCTGAACGTGCCGACAACCACAGCTTTGAGCAACTATTGCGCGCTTTTGGATTTGGCGCGAAAACAGAAATTGAGTTGCCGGGGGAAACCGTCGGTCTCTTCTCTCCCTCAGAACGCTGGTCCCACCGCAGCAAGCACACCATCGCAATCGGCCAGGAAATTGGCGTCTCTGCCTTGCAGGTTGTGGCTGCCGCTACCGCGCTCGCCAACGAGGGCGTACCGCTCGGCCTCTCCCTCCTCCATGAGGTCACTACCGCCGAAGGTACCGTGGTGTACCGGCACAAAAAGAAACCCAAAACACGCGTTATCTCCGCAGTAAATGCGCAAAAGGTGTTGCGATACATGCGCACCGCCGCAGAACTTGGCACCGGGAAAAAGGCGCTCGTAGACGGGGTGCCGATCGCAGTCAAAACAGGCACTGCGCAAATGGCGCACAGAAATGGTCGTGGGTACAGCGACACCGACTACCTTGCAAGTTGCATCGGCCTTTTCCCCGCGCACGATCCAGAAATTATCTTATACATTGCCATCATCCGTCCTATCGGACAAGCCTATGGAGAGCTCATTGCAGCGCCTGTCATCTCTCAAGCGGCAAACGAGATTATCGACTACCGCGGTATGGTCCGTGCCAACGCCCCGTTAATCCAACATAGCGGTCTCATCCATACGTCAGAACGGACACCTCCACGGTTAGGAACCCATATGCCAGACCTCACCGGTCAACCTAAACGTTTACTCCTGGATATTGCAAAACGCACCGACGTGCACCTTGTCCTTACAGGAGAAGGTTATGTGTACGAGCAGCATCCGCCTGCGGGCACACCTCTGACAAAAGGAATGACCATTGAACTCAAACTCAAATAA
- the def gene encoding peptide deformylase → MELKFLGEPCLTTVSEPVSEVDEQLRAFISGMFRVMRGAGGVGLAAPQVGRTVRVFVVDVEHHVRAFINPQITAASEEQSSYEEGCLSIPHIYERVLRPRRVSVQYLDENGKRCAVDADGILARVIQHEYDHLDGILFLDRIDEKRRDDALRRYAALRGTIR, encoded by the coding sequence GTGGAGCTTAAGTTTTTAGGTGAGCCGTGCCTGACAACGGTTTCCGAGCCGGTTTCGGAGGTGGACGAGCAGCTGCGCGCGTTCATCTCGGGTATGTTTCGTGTGATGCGTGGGGCAGGCGGTGTGGGGCTTGCGGCGCCGCAGGTAGGGCGTACCGTCCGCGTGTTTGTAGTAGATGTTGAGCACCACGTCCGCGCTTTTATCAATCCCCAGATCACTGCCGCGTCTGAAGAGCAATCTTCCTACGAGGAAGGCTGTTTGAGCATTCCTCACATTTATGAAAGGGTGTTGCGTCCGCGTCGGGTGAGTGTGCAGTACCTCGACGAGAATGGTAAACGTTGTGCCGTTGATGCAGATGGTATTCTGGCAAGAGTGATCCAGCACGAGTACGATCATCTTGACGGTATTCTTTTTTTGGATCGCATTGACGAAAAGCGGAGGGATGATGCCCTTCGTCGGTATGCGGCGCTGCGCGGGACGATTCGTTAG
- a CDS encoding 6-hydroxymethylpterin diphosphokinase MptE-like protein, translating to MRACARARVTPDVVLLFDPQYWNYLHVARAVAPHALLITDISVFPAVFRLPWEYIVLAGSACPFATSLAHHDASCSPSHALPLPFVAPDLLASGGSVATSAWECARYLGATTIVYIGLDLAFPGARTHFRGALFEERAHLQSGRVAPAETTSFCALHSLPLYPVPAASDPHPGKNSPASPTGENKEQTVLTDARFSLYAVWLEAHLARYTHIKTYALEPAGRRVAGITPLRFSQLVTLLNRSAAVPHCRTMYSRRRRLYSRYRNSSVQVNCTDAVRWRRTMKSTPVHCLGHFTKKKKSAEGARNLWRALRRADTRCASPHNLEHALERTRSFLNAMPLTPTTYENKTHALYTALCTLLPTEPTYRARAHAHLFELLTRTLKFCAAYTEEEGEWREA from the coding sequence TTGCGCGCGTGTGCACGCGCGCGCGTCACCCCGGACGTTGTGCTTCTGTTTGATCCACAATACTGGAACTATTTGCACGTAGCACGTGCGGTGGCGCCCCATGCACTGCTTATCACTGACATTTCTGTGTTCCCTGCAGTGTTTCGACTCCCGTGGGAGTACATTGTCCTTGCAGGTTCGGCATGCCCTTTCGCTACATCCCTTGCGCACCATGATGCCTCCTGCTCTCCTTCCCACGCTCTTCCTCTCCCTTTTGTCGCGCCCGATCTTCTCGCCTCAGGTGGGTCGGTTGCTACAAGTGCGTGGGAATGTGCCCGCTACTTGGGAGCGACAACCATAGTGTACATAGGGTTGGATCTGGCATTTCCTGGAGCGCGCACGCACTTTCGCGGAGCGCTGTTTGAGGAGCGGGCACACCTGCAATCGGGTCGAGTGGCTCCTGCCGAAACTACCTCCTTCTGTGCACTGCACTCCCTGCCCCTATATCCTGTCCCGGCTGCATCTGACCCCCATCCAGGAAAGAACTCCCCTGCTTCCCCTACCGGGGAGAACAAAGAGCAAACGGTGCTAACCGACGCGCGTTTTTCACTGTACGCCGTGTGGCTCGAAGCACACCTTGCGCGTTATACGCACATTAAAACGTATGCGCTTGAGCCTGCAGGAAGGAGAGTTGCAGGCATCACGCCCTTGCGCTTTTCCCAGCTTGTCACGTTACTCAACCGGTCTGCAGCTGTGCCGCACTGCCGGACCATGTATAGCCGCCGACGCAGGCTATACTCCCGGTATAGAAACAGCAGCGTGCAGGTCAATTGCACCGATGCGGTGCGCTGGAGGCGCACGATGAAGAGTACACCTGTGCACTGTCTCGGTCATTTCACGAAGAAAAAGAAATCCGCAGAAGGTGCACGGAACCTATGGCGTGCTCTCAGACGTGCGGATACGCGGTGCGCTTCTCCCCATAACCTCGAGCACGCACTTGAGAGAACTCGTTCCTTCCTCAACGCGATGCCACTGACACCCACAACGTATGAAAACAAAACACATGCATTGTACACAGCGCTGTGCACGCTCCTCCCGACCGAGCCTACCTACCGCGCACGGGCACACGCACACCTCTTTGAACTCCTCACCCGAACACTCAAGTTTTGCGCCGCCTATACCGAGGAGGAGGGGGAGTGGCGCGAGGCCTGA
- a CDS encoding SPOR domain-containing protein — MVLSRAVCASFFFFHVAVAAYTARVQEMAMRGFALRNFQQVHAYFEQHIPLLSSFTEKKEALSLFAQYLELHDAHERAAHRYRDAALYALGTERVQFLLEATRNAMAADAREYARETLAEVEHIGVQVLNKKQHATFLVYHVWLALHAASTAAHLHEQLERLEEYGTQGVFNVFETVLLFTRWWITQDEKVAQRLTERYPQSFEALSVIGAVEIAPSVFWHLMPRAYGEAVESMGKSETVVLQDAKLRPVPEVVAAHRTRRAHVAADGTAARSAMSSSHNLGVSILEGGVSVPDEVGAGDEKPRGYQLGFFRAKENAQRLMDDLERRGFGFQLHTVRRADAVYYQVFVPEDDSGFVGHRLKDAGYETFPLF; from the coding sequence ATGGTGCTGTCGCGCGCGGTGTGCGCGTCCTTTTTCTTCTTCCACGTAGCAGTTGCCGCGTATACGGCGCGTGTCCAGGAAATGGCGATGCGTGGTTTTGCATTGCGCAATTTTCAGCAGGTGCATGCGTATTTTGAGCAGCATATTCCGTTGCTTTCTTCGTTTACGGAGAAAAAGGAAGCGCTCTCGCTCTTTGCTCAGTATTTAGAATTGCACGATGCTCATGAGCGTGCGGCACATCGTTACCGAGATGCGGCGTTGTATGCGCTGGGTACTGAGCGCGTGCAGTTCTTACTTGAAGCTACGCGTAATGCAATGGCCGCGGATGCGCGCGAGTATGCACGGGAAACGTTGGCAGAAGTCGAGCACATAGGTGTGCAGGTGCTAAACAAGAAACAGCATGCTACGTTCTTGGTTTATCACGTGTGGCTTGCGCTCCATGCGGCGTCTACGGCCGCGCATCTCCATGAGCAGTTGGAAAGATTGGAAGAGTATGGCACGCAGGGTGTGTTCAATGTGTTTGAGACGGTGTTGCTGTTTACTCGTTGGTGGATTACTCAGGATGAGAAGGTGGCACAGCGTCTGACAGAGAGGTATCCGCAAAGCTTTGAAGCACTTTCGGTTATAGGGGCGGTGGAAATAGCGCCGTCGGTTTTTTGGCATTTGATGCCGCGTGCGTACGGAGAAGCAGTTGAATCAATGGGAAAATCTGAGACAGTTGTCTTGCAGGACGCGAAGCTACGTCCTGTACCCGAGGTGGTGGCAGCGCACAGGACCCGTCGCGCGCACGTGGCCGCAGACGGCACGGCTGCGCGGTCTGCTATGTCGTCGTCCCATAATTTGGGCGTGTCGATTCTCGAGGGAGGGGTATCTGTGCCCGATGAGGTGGGCGCGGGAGATGAGAAGCCACGGGGGTACCAGCTCGGGTTTTTTCGAGCAAAGGAAAATGCGCAACGGCTGATGGACGATCTGGAGAGGCGTGGTTTTGGGTTCCAGCTGCATACGGTCCGACGTGCAGACGCGGTGTACTACCAAGTTTTTGTGCCGGAGGATGATTCCGGCTTTGTTGGTCACCGACTAAAAGATGCAGGATACGAGACGTTTCCCCTATTCTAG